caacgatgagacagcctatagggagaaggtcagagacctggcagtgtgtttccaggacaacaaccgctccctcaatgtgagcaagacaaaggagatgatcgtggacttcaggaaaaggagggccaaacaggcccccattaacattgacagggctgtagtggagcacgtcgagagtttcaaggtctttggtgtccacatcaccaacaaactatcatggtccaaacacaccaagaccgtCGTgatgagggcacgacaacaccttttccccctcaggagactgaaaagatttggcatgggtccccagatcctcaaaaagttatactgctgcaccatcgagagcatccttaacggttgcatcaccgcctggtatggcagctgcttggcatccgaccgtaaggcgctacagagggaagtgcgtacggctgctactctctgttgtcatctatgcttagtcactttaataactctacctacatgtacatattacttcaactaactggtgcccccgcacattgactctgaaccggtacctcgtctatagtctcgctattgttattttactgctgctctttaattacttgttacttttatttcttattcttactcatattttttggtgtgtgttttttttaaactgcattgttggttaggggcttgtaagtaagcatttcactgtaaggtctacacctgttgtattcggcgcatgtgactaataacatttgatttgattttacaggCATGCTGGGAACATGAGCGATGACAGAACACAAGTTCTGGGTGGGTAGGTAATACCCAGGCAAAGGAGATGGGACTGTATGGAAGGGAGTTTAGTCCATTGTAGCTATTTCTGTAAATCCACCATGGCTACTCCCACCTCCAGTAGTTGATCTAGAAGTGTTGTAAAGACTACAGAAAGATAGGcagggtgttgatccatctgatttgtTTAATAGATGTCTGGATACTGTGTATCAGGATTTTGTGGCCATTTACACAGATGGTTCAAAAGATCTAAGGACAGGACGTACTGGGTCAGCATTTGTAGTGCAGGTATGTGGGGTGAAAGTCAGAAAACGTATTACAGATAATCTGGCTGTATATACGTCGGAGCTGATGGCCATACTGTTGGCCTTGCAGTGGATGGAGGAAGTCAGGAAACGTATTACAGATCACCTGGCTGTATATACGGCAGAGCTGATGGCCATACTGTTGGCCTTGCAGTGGGTGGAGGAAGTCAGGAAACGTATTACAGATAATCTGGCTATATGCGGCAGAGCTGATGGCCATACTGTTGGCCTTGCAGTGGGTGGAGGGAGTCAAGCCAGACAGAGTAGTTATTTGCTCTGATTCATGTGGTGTTAATGAGTCTTTAGGTCACGTAGTAGACAAGACCTTCTTTATGAGGTGCTACAAACCCATGGCAGGATTAGACAGATGGGTATACAGATAAGATTGATTTGGGTCCCAGCCCATGTGGGAGTGGAGGGGAATGAAGCAGCTgctgtactggctaaacaagcacttagatgcggggatgttgatgttgtagtttcaatgagcaaggcagaggcaaaaagcctgatatggacagtgatggtgcagagatggcaggagcagtggaATAGAGCAACTAAGGGCATGCAActaagacatcctcctccctcatgtggtacccttcatgcaggctcatcctgacatgaccctccagcgtgACAAGAatgccagtgttctgccatggccagcgaagagccggatctcaatcccattgagcacgtctgggacctgttggctcggagggtgagggctagggccattcccccaagaaaatgtctgggaacttgcaggtgccttggtggaagagtggggtaacatctcacagcaaaaactggcaaatctggtgcagtctatgaggaggatatgcactgcaatacttaatgcagctggtggccacaccagatactgactgttacttttgattttgacccccaccccctttgttcagggacacattgttccatttcagttagtcacatgtctgtggaacttgttcagtttatgtctcagttgttgaatcttgttatgttcatacaaatatttacacatgttaagtttgctgaaaataaacgcatttgacattgagaggacgtttctttttttgctgagtttatttcaagtacagaggaaagtcagggaggggaggatggcaggaggggacagaagagaggaggctatttttacaagattaagggtgggacacagccagttgaATAAGTCCTTAAATGTGATTGTAAAGGATCCAACAGGAAAGTGTGATTATTGCCAGGAAACAGAGACAGTGGAGCATGTATTGCTACAGTGTGGGCAGTatcagagggaaagggagaggctgAGATCTGgtatgagggagaaggggatacaGGAAATGAGTTTAATTGTATGTTGAGTAGAACGTCATTAGATATAGTTTCAAATATGCTATATTTTTTAAGAGCAACGGGGCTGACAGGTGGGATTTCGTTTCTCCCTGTCGCTAgcccacactccagtacagtaggttgcggtaatgcaccataacgttggatgccaaccgccgataAACCTCACCGAAGAAGATTAATCTGTGAAAAAGGGGGCGTCAGTAATATGACAGCCTGAGAATAATATTGTCGCAGTATTATAGGCACCATTTCACTGCTTCGCGAAATATTGGTATTCCTTTCTAACATAATGATATACTTTGACTAAGACAACCCTGCAATGGCGTGCCCTTTTCACCAGTCAGGTAAGGCATTTGTTATAATCTAATTCCAACGGTGAAACATTTTATCCTTGAACTGCTTACTTAGCCTACTCTCTATACATGTATATTCAATGTCAACAGCATACCAACTCGATACAATTTTACTCGGTAGATATAGCTTTACTTTATTTAGTTTTTACATAAAACACTTGACATTGCGCTTTATGTAGGTTGGCTATAAGGTTAGATTCATGATATCGATAACGGCCCAAGAAACACATTTTATACATTTCCTTATGGCCCTGCTACACTTCAACCATCTGGCGACTTCACCATTCATTTTCTAGGTTAAGGTTGACTCAATCGTTTTAAACTTGTTTTACTATTGACAGTTACAGCTGATTTAGGGATTGCATATCTTTTCACTATCTTGAAATATGTAATTTGATGCATTAGTTTGTCTCTGACTTGTTTAATTAAACGTTGCCGCCAGCTCCTTATATCAGGGCATGAAAGTGTCCTGAATTAGCCTAGTACCCAAGTACGCCCAGCTATATCCTGTCCCGAGATTGGTTTATCCCGGGAAAACAAAGTtgttttataactaacccaagatagaccacggCCAGTCATTTCCAAAGGGAGCAAATTAATCCACCCGATTAGACTACAATCACCCCACTTTAAAAGGtaaaaatcatcacaccattcatGTAGTACGTGTAGTACGCGTAACCTTGGAATAGTGAATCAGAACCACACATTGTACTGTGTTGGCAGAACAGGTGTGGttagaatccccgagctgacaaggtaaaaatctgtcgttctgcccctcaacaaggcagttaacccactgttcctaggccgtcattgtaaataagaatttgttcttattaactgacttgcctagttaaataaataaaaagcaagCAAGTAGGTGGGCGAGCCAAGCACAAcctagtgagatcctattggcccgttctagcataggcctacatttgcttaTTTCCAATAGGGTACGTCTACACTGAAGTGTGCTGTGCAATACGTCAATTCGCCCTTGCATTACTTCTAAAGAACGCAAAATTAAAACTTTGGCAAAGGATAAAGTCTACAAAACGTAGttcactctgttcataacatattATAGTTTTGTAAACATAAAAATATATTGAGTCTCCCACTGCCGGTGCTGTGCCGAAAAGCTCCCCCTGCAagccagaaccccccccccccttcccctgcAAGCCAGAACCCCCTCCCCCTGCAAGCCAGAACCCCCTTCGCGTGAACACGCGCACGCactcaattcttcattgctgcgacttgcttgctagttgagatttctgatCACATTAGGCTGCgtttcattaaaaaaatgttATGTCCTTTGATCAAAGAcatggctatttgtttcaagtgtattagtctataaataaatatctttgccaaaattcgtaatctctcccatgtcttatttgACTAGTAGTTCTATAATGTTTCttgcttgcctacattttactccatgtttaatataacacacattaattattcatttcggttgcctatcctgacgtgaagtttgttctatagaaagtatttgactctgttTGCCAAATAAGttttgactctagccacaaaattaaggaaattagaaggggggtGTTTCCGCAAGGCTATTTTCTTGCCTGCCGAAATTCCTTCCTCATTATTGTCCACCTCAAATGTTTATCTACAATTATATTAAATTAGAAATTGAACATACCAGTGTTTTAGGAGAGTGACTGCTATTTCTTCCCTTATGATAACATCTTTGCCTGTATTAGAAAAGACAATCCACTCTTCCTTCAGAACACATTCAAACTGGGGAGAATTTATGGGAATTTCAGTTTTCCCTAACAAAATTGTTACACTTAATTCTAATTCGCAAGTATACAATGAGATGGCTATAATAGAATTTGACAGTTCTGTTTTGCCTTTTAGTCAATATACTATCAGTAGGTTAATTGTACATGACTTATACTCTCATACTTACTTTCAAGGCAAAGACCCCACAAGAAGTAACATCTTGTTGGCATGtgtgaggaagggtaccacaccCACCTGGAGATATtacaccccttctctctcaggaATGATCTGAACATATGTTAGTACAAGTACAGCATTTTGAAACACTTTATTGATTACAATATAGAGATTAATAAGAGGGGAATCTGAGAATGCAGGGTGTGAGTAGAAGTAGTAAAATCTGGAGCTGACAAGGCTCTGATTTAGAATCTTGGGGGCATCGCTGGATGGTGTGGAGGAAGAAGCAGAACGTTCAGGTTAGGGCTGGAATATAAATGAAGTGATCATCTCGGGTTATCTAACATCTGAGAATGGGCAGTCATTCCCTCGGATGAAGAGCATCTCCATCTTGCTGATTCTGTGCTGTCATCCAGGTGGAAATGTCATCTGCATATCTGATGTAGGAAAAGAGAAGTTGAGTGTcctgtgaatatatatatatatctcttgctatatttattttaatttctaTTATTATTGAGGGCAAAGGGACCTATTGGGGAGGGGATTCTTCATGAGGCACATTCAGTCATAGTTTTGTttattatacatttatttttcttTCTATTATAAGTTTACTGTGATTATGAAAATGCACTCATGTTGACGTGTATATTTGAAATCCTTCACCCAgagtacttttatttattttattaccaaGATGCCTACATTCTTAAACTAAAAcagaaaatgtgtaaaaaaaaaaaaatgtaggaaaGCACAATGGGATgggtagagaacagtagagggcTCTGAACTATTATTGCTGAAATAACCACATCCTTGTGACTAGAGTCTAATAATTCCTGTGGCACACAGAGGGCATGATAGGTCAAATGATTCTGAATTGTGCCAGgcctttctatagaacaaacttcatgtcaggataggcaaccgaaatgAATAATTAATATTTGggagtgagtggaaacgccaagcagATGCTTCACATTTTTACTTCTGGTGAAATATCTGAGGGAATGCTCAAGAATCGCCAACGTTCAATTCTTGATGGCTGGCACGCATACATTCTATTTTGTGAATTTAAATAAAGTACATTTTGGTTGCATATGGCCTCGACTATACACCACTGGTTATTTTATTAAGATTTATGATGTCAAGAAGCTACTATGTTCCCAATGTAAACAAAAACAACTTGTGTAATTGGAGGATCATTTAGTGCAACAATTAATAGTAAAGCAACGCAACCCGTGCAGTGGCCAGCGACTACGAGTTTCTGTTGTGTATTCATAGGCTACATCGAAATCGGATACGCGCCATGGTTGTCCGGCTAGGCCTAAGCAAATGACTGTCCCCTATATGAACCCCTTGTGTTCCCCCATAGCTGAGCTGAACCCCACGCTGCTGGCGTTGGACTGGCTTCTCGGGGTCTGGGAGTCCGATGAGCCAGGAGAGggctccttctcctccataccACCTTTCCGCTACAACGAGAGACTGCACTTCTCCCATGTGGGCCAACCAGTCATCAACTTCATGTGAGTTGGACTGGCAGCTGACTAGGGGACAGCAGGCCTAACAAAAATCACACTACACAAGGAGAGCCTGTCAAGGTTGTGCTTAGCCTGCTATAATCTTATTGAATCATGTCCTTTCTAGCTCAGTAGAGTAGGGCACCTGTAACCATACATATgtcaaatgtatgcatgcatgactaagttgctttggataaaagtgtctgctaaatgactaattgTTTTGGATTCAACGTCTGGCATAAATGAGCGTTTGGGTCAGGGAAGTTTCCTCTCACAACctttacaagccagaatgttgaataaaattatattttgaCTGACTTTAGCTGTGGTCCGTGTAGTTGGTCCTTTTGCAGGTTGGTGTGTGAGacaatatatccacaggaaagtagaaTTACATCAACTTTTCTGTAAaaaaagatgattctgagataattggctttacATTTCTGAAGTGTCAGCAATTTTTATCTTGAATTTATCAAACATGAATTTGGGTATTGAAtactatataggtagagaacatttTAACTAGGCTGTCAATAACATTTGgacaaaaatgcagatagaaccttagtCCAAAGCTCTCCATGGTAAACACCGCCCaaggaaatgcttacttgcaggttccttcttgaCAATGCAACAATAGATAAGAATATGAACAAAGTAAATGGCTGACTGGAATAAATAAAATGCAGGAACAattttatagtccaatatttaaaCATGTTTTGGGGAAGGCAGGGATTGGGCGGCAAGTGTGTAGTGCATGTGTGCAGAGACTCAGCAGGTGAACTGGACTAaccaagtgttcagcagtctgacggtttgtagatagaaactgtctcagcctgttggtatcagacctcatgctctgatACTGGCTGCCTGACTGTAAGGAAGTAaacagctggtgtgtgtgtggggtccttgatgatatGCGGGACTTCCTCATGCACTGGGtcaagtagatgtcctggatgggtgggaacaCGTCTTCACCCCCTGCTAGAGGGCCTTGTGGTTGTGGACAGAGCAATTCCTGTACCAGGccatgatgcaactggtcaggatgctttTGATGGTGTAGCTGTAGTATTGGGAGAGGACTGGGGGATGGCATGCCAAATTACTTCAGCCGCCTTAGGAAGTAGCGGcgctgttgcaccctcgactGGTGTTATTGGTCCTCAGTGGAAAATGCTGACTAATGCAGTCCTTTTGATGTGGTTTGGAGCATGTGTCCTTTGCTTTCTGAAGTCAACAGTCAACTCCTTTGTTCTGCTGATATTGAGAGATTTTTGTCCTGGTACCTCAATGCCAGTTCAGttaccacctccctataggctgactcgttgttggttatcaggcctacaaccgtTGTGTGGTCAGCAAACTTGGAGTTGGTGTCGCGCAAAGTCGGTCGTAGGTGAACcgggagtacagcagagggctgaggacacACCTGTGTTAagagtagtgtggtggtgttgtCAATCCTCAGCCTGGGGTTTGCCCATCAGGTAGTCCAGGATCCGGTTGCAGAGGGTGTTGTCCAGACCCGGGACTTTGAACTTGGTGTCAAGCATGGAGAACAATAGTGCTGAAATGTAGCCAATGGGATGATAGTCATTTGGGAATGTCACCTTGGTCTTGGGCATTGGGATGATGGCGGTCTCCTTGAAGCAAGTGGAGGGACTACAGGTTGAAGATGCCCGTCAGCTGGTCAGTGCAcactgaggacgcggccggggatacTATCTGAGCCGGCTGCTCTGAGTATTCACTCTGAGAGTAGAGCGCTTGGTCGTCCGGTGCAGCGTGAGTCTTCCTGGATAGCTCGTTATTGTCGGCCTTGAAGTGAACATATAATGTGGTAAGCTCGTCTGGGAGGGAGGCTTCGGTGGGCACTGTAGATGGCCTGTAGTCCTTGCCACATGCATCGCGAGTCTGAATTTTTGAACAtcggttattttttatttttttttactttttgcgTCCCTAATGGATTTGCGGAACTCGTACCTGGTTGCCTTGTACGCACCTTCAAGTTGTCAGGGTTCGTTCTGACATTGAATGCTGCAGTATGGGCTCTGAGCATGGTGTGGATTTTCACCGTTCATCCAGGGTTTTTGGTTGGATTGTTATTGTGGGTATAAcacatttcctaatgaagcctGTGACTAACAATGTATATTCCCCAATGTTGGTGGATGAGTCCTGGGTGGATGACTCTTcgaacatattccaatcagtaTTCCCAAAACAGACCTGCAGCATtgagtctgtctctgtccagcccTCACTATTCTGTGTTGGTGGCTCCCTCTTGAGTTGCTGCTTGTAGGTGGGGAGTAGGAACAGCGACGTGATCTGATTGCCCGACGTGGTGGATGGCGTTGCACTCGTCACGGATGTTTGTGTACACCTGTTCCAGCATGTTTCCTATCATGGGTTAGGATACATGTTGGTGACACTTTGGAAGAATTTGGTTAaaattagggatgcacgatatcgGTAAGCATATCGGAATCGGTCGATATTAGATAAAATGTCagcatcggcccgatgtctagtttaatgccgatgtgcaaaaccgatgtcaaagctgacgtgcatacgaAAAATACtgcgctacacagaacaaaagcagaaaaatactaagcgcacacttccaacaaattcaagtcgagcagtcatttgaaagagggaacatttcagcgagacaactcaaaggcgaaatccatcgacgccaagataatggaattcattgcccttgacaatcaaccgttctctgtcgtggatgatgttggctttcgccgactggacGAGCACCTCGAGCcccagtacacactaccaagtaggcgctatttttcagatgttaccCTACCAGAGTtgcacagtattgttgaaactgacatccatgagctacttgctatgggcgtcactattagcttcatgactgacatttggaccagcgacgtcagccccatgagcatgctgagtctgacagcacagtgggtcgatgaggatttcgtactgaggaaaacCGTTTGAGGATgcaatgtgctggttctcataccgctgctgccattttaaatggcatttgagaacCTGTTTGAAACTtgaacacactcctagctccattcgaacaactgaatCGAGAAATGCGTTcatcaactgcgtctgcagcagacgtgataccctctgtcatggcatttaaacgcctgctcaacaaaactgcccacacagaccgtggggttaaCTTGGAAAAGTACTCTACAAGAGGCTGGGAATAAGcaattcggtggcattctctcagAACCTCCTTCACTGTCGCCACCATGCttgatgctaggtacaaggaccgctacttcaaTGCAAACAAGCGGGGTTTACATGAAATGTTAGACATCTGGACAAGATGGGAAAGGACACTGAGTGCGTATCGAGGAAGAGGCCATGGACAGAgcgctgaaacttcactgcttgacatgatGAACTCCTCTACGAGGTCATGAGAGAATTTTTCTGATCCAAATGCTAATTTATGCCCGACGTGAAATTCGACGTTGGGTTTCCGGGCTAGGATGAACATACAGTGTTATAATAatcatgtgtacatttatttcccCTGTTCTGCAGGTTTAATGCATTCCATGCTGAGAATAAGAAACCTATGCACAGGGAGTGTGGCTTCATCAGAATACAACCAGGCGGCAACAGAGTAGCCTTCATTATAGCACAGAACTCAGGTACGAGACTGTTCAATGCTTAGACCTAGCCTATACTTACCCCTCAGATCATTTAGAGCGTTGCCCGAGTGGAACTTGAATCTGCAACCTTTCATCTGTCAGTTCAACTAAGCTATTAAACCAGCAGGTCTGAACCTCTAATCTCAGATAACCCAAATCTGAAGTCTCACGTAATTAGTCAGCTGCTCGATTTAAGTTCTGGTTCCATTCGTATTGAGGGAAGAGATGAAAAGCTGCTAGAACGAGGAGCGGAACCAGAACAAGGAGTTACACCCTCTCTCTTTGCAAGTTATGGCCAAATGTCCCCTCCAAATTTTGAAAGATGCCAACACCTgcgaatttaaaaaaatgttttgtccaaataaccagtgacAAAACTGCTGCTCATTATCCCATTAGTTCCcaacagattctacagtaccagttatgtTTGCATAGATCTTTCCATGAGAGATCAGAACCTCTTATAAATCTGGTGTTCTCTTCTCTACAGGCCTGGTGGAGATTGAGGAAGGAGACCTGACTGGACAGCAGTTAACTCTACACACCCATGCCCTGGCCAGAACCTCCTTCGCTAAAGAACCCCATGTACAGCAGGTGAGACTGCCACTTTCCAGTCTGTCGATACTCTTTTCGATCCAACAAAATTTGGCCTATGCCCCTAATAGATATTCAATGGTTGGTCCAAAAACAACTTACCGCTTTGCTATTTCCTGATCTGTAAATACCGGGGAGCTTAGGGTTTGGGCTTAGAAGCTACCTTGTGCCAAGTTGCTTAAAACTTTCTGGTTCTTTTGGATCTTGACATTTGTTACGTCAAGTTTTACAAAATTGACAGATCCAATAAAGTTAACGAATTTAACAAACTCCCTTCCAATTGGATACTCTGGTGTCAAGTGCACTACTCTGGTTAAACCACAGTCATTAGGATATGATGGATGCCTGTTCTCCCTCAGATTTCCAGAGTGTTCCAGCTGAGACCAGATGGGAAGCTTGAGCAGACTGTCTCCATGGCGATGGAGGGTGGGCCACTTATGCAGCATTTGCACATCACCTACCGCCGCTCCTCTTGACCACCAGGAGGTGACAGGGAGTAATAACAAGCACTAGACTTTGTTCCATTTGATTTTCTTGCCCCTTAATTAATGCTGATCTAGGTTAGTGTTGTGTTTTCTCCCATTGGGGTTTGGGGAGGATAAACAGATTCTAGATGTGGTCATTGTGCCAAAAGACAGCTGCTTGTGTAACAAGTGATAAGTGTGTTCAGCCCTTAATTTAATGCTACCA
Above is a window of Salmo salar chromosome ssa03, Ssal_v3.1, whole genome shotgun sequence DNA encoding:
- the thap4 gene encoding peroxynitrite isomerase THAP4 — its product is MACPFHQSAELNPTLLALDWLLGVWESDEPGEGSFSSIPPFRYNERLHFSHVGQPVINFMFNAFHAENKKPMHRECGFIRIQPGGNRVAFIIAQNSGLVEIEEGDLTGQQLTLHTHALARTSFAKEPHVQQISRVFQLRPDGKLEQTVSMAMEGGPLMQHLHITYRRSS